One Vallitalea pronyensis genomic region harbors:
- a CDS encoding DUF58 domain-containing protein: protein MKKNRRRYVILLILSSLFVYTVPGTISAVIFYMLLIMPICSLLYTCFAYGVFKVQQDIDSRHVLKGNSVQLTCAIYNDSPFLFPPMALKLIGSSLLFTQAIKEEMFILVPNSKQTFTYSLHCKYRGAFLLGIDSVMIQDPFKLFALRFRGVEPIKIMVYPHIVAMQIDFLTESQEQHNNWNRLVLQDAYSLSEIRPYQQGDTKKNIHWKISAKMQQWMMKTKKEEIKKKAIILLDTKSLDVPKERQLFLEDYCIELVVGHVKVFLDHWIPTRLLYHDLKHYDLLAVKPKDFSVFYKELAKVKYAMDSSMTSSIQKVITEKRRGDHPGMLHLFTFDLSKDLLSKLIAMNKSDINVCVHYIMDQSQPYEEKEKKYQLVNDMQEKGLIIKHYLP, encoded by the coding sequence ATGAAAAAAAATAGAAGACGGTATGTGATATTACTCATCCTATCAAGTCTTTTTGTCTATACAGTACCAGGAACCATATCAGCAGTTATATTCTATATGCTTCTCATCATGCCTATATGTTCATTACTCTACACATGTTTTGCCTATGGTGTGTTTAAAGTTCAACAAGATATAGATTCCAGACATGTGCTAAAAGGGAACTCTGTTCAGTTGACATGTGCTATTTATAATGATTCACCTTTTTTATTTCCTCCTATGGCACTAAAACTCATAGGAAGCTCCCTTTTGTTTACACAAGCCATAAAAGAAGAAATGTTTATCTTAGTACCCAATTCAAAGCAAACCTTTACTTATTCCCTACATTGTAAGTATAGAGGAGCCTTTTTACTTGGAATAGATAGTGTTATGATACAAGACCCATTTAAATTATTTGCACTAAGATTTCGAGGTGTTGAGCCTATTAAAATTATGGTATACCCGCATATTGTAGCCATGCAGATTGATTTTTTAACAGAATCCCAGGAACAACATAACAATTGGAATCGTTTAGTTTTACAAGATGCTTATAGTTTATCCGAAATCAGACCTTATCAACAGGGTGATACGAAGAAAAATATTCATTGGAAAATAAGTGCTAAAATGCAGCAATGGATGATGAAAACCAAAAAAGAGGAAATTAAGAAGAAAGCCATTATATTATTAGATACAAAAAGTTTGGATGTTCCTAAGGAACGACAATTGTTTTTGGAAGATTATTGCATTGAACTTGTAGTAGGTCATGTAAAAGTATTTTTGGATCACTGGATTCCCACACGATTACTCTACCATGATTTAAAGCATTATGACCTCTTGGCAGTAAAACCTAAGGATTTCAGTGTTTTTTACAAGGAACTTGCCAAGGTAAAATATGCAATGGACAGCTCTATGACAAGTTCCATTCAAAAAGTGATAACAGAAAAACGTCGAGGTGATCATCCAGGTATGCTACATCTATTTACATTTGATTTATCAAAAGATCTGTTATCAAAACTTATTGCCATGAACAAAAGTGACATCAATGTATGCGTCCATTATATCATGGATCAATCACAACCCTATGAGGAAAAAGAAAAGAAATATCAATTGGTTAATGATATGCAAGAAAAAGGATTAATCATCAAGCATTACTTACCTTAG
- a CDS encoding AAA family ATPase, producing the protein MMKYIHEKMSRIISNIETVFIGKTEVVEMLVLALICGGHVLIEDIPGMGKTTVAAALAKSIHGSYKRIQFTPDVMPADITGFSMYNQKINDFSYYEGVVMSHIILADEINRTSPKTQSSLLEAMEEGKVTVDGHTYELPKPFMVIATQNPMGYVGTYPLPEAQLDRFFIKTQIGYPSQETAKQIMRIYEKNNPIQHLSPVVEIEEIIEIQEKVKDIYICEALVEYILHVVNETRRHGDIALGASPRCALHLMFAAKVWAAYSGRNYVVPDDIKKFFIPVTAHRLVMKQQVVEARGNEEQVLKEIIRKVPIPVMQYEKK; encoded by the coding sequence ATGATGAAGTACATACATGAGAAAATGAGCCGTATCATTAGCAATATTGAAACAGTATTCATCGGTAAGACAGAAGTGGTGGAAATGCTTGTTCTAGCATTGATTTGCGGGGGACATGTGTTGATTGAAGATATTCCGGGAATGGGTAAAACAACTGTAGCAGCGGCACTTGCAAAATCAATTCATGGATCTTATAAAAGAATACAATTTACGCCTGATGTAATGCCTGCGGATATAACTGGATTTTCGATGTATAATCAAAAAATCAATGATTTTAGTTATTATGAAGGTGTGGTTATGAGTCATATTATCCTTGCAGATGAGATTAATCGAACCTCTCCAAAGACACAATCAAGCCTTTTGGAAGCAATGGAAGAGGGTAAAGTAACGGTGGATGGTCATACATATGAGTTACCTAAGCCATTTATGGTCATAGCCACACAAAATCCAATGGGCTATGTAGGTACCTATCCTTTGCCAGAAGCACAACTTGACCGTTTTTTCATTAAAACACAGATAGGTTATCCTTCACAAGAAACGGCAAAACAGATCATGCGGATTTATGAAAAAAACAATCCCATTCAACATTTATCACCTGTGGTAGAAATAGAAGAAATAATTGAAATACAAGAAAAAGTAAAAGATATCTATATATGTGAAGCATTGGTTGAGTACATATTGCATGTGGTTAATGAAACCAGAAGGCATGGAGATATAGCATTAGGAGCCAGTCCAAGATGTGCACTTCATCTTATGTTTGCAGCTAAAGTATGGGCAGCGTATTCGGGAAGAAACTATGTGGTGCCTGATGATATCAAGAAATTTTTCATTCCTGTAACGGCTCATCGGCTGGTGATGAAACAACAAGTTGTAGAGGCAAGGGGAAATGAGGAGCAAGTTCTAAAAGAGATTATTAGAAAAGTGCCTATTCCGGTGATGCAATATGAAAAAAAATAG
- a CDS encoding DMT family transporter: MGVIASIISGALMSIQGVFNTRVTESSSIWVTNSFVQITGFAVCLIAWFFSGRDSFNDLFKASSKWYLTGGILGAFIIFTVVKGMATLGPCYAVMLILIAQLLVAYTIELLGIFGTEQIGFEWKKAIGVGIMVVGIVIFQWD; the protein is encoded by the coding sequence ATGGGTGTTATTGCATCAATTATTTCAGGGGCATTAATGAGTATACAAGGCGTATTTAATACAAGGGTAACAGAAAGTTCCTCCATTTGGGTAACCAATTCTTTTGTCCAGATTACAGGTTTTGCAGTATGTCTGATTGCTTGGTTTTTTAGTGGTAGGGACAGTTTTAATGATTTATTTAAAGCCAGCAGCAAATGGTATCTAACGGGAGGTATACTTGGTGCTTTCATTATCTTTACGGTAGTAAAAGGGATGGCAACCCTTGGGCCATGCTATGCTGTTATGCTCATTCTCATTGCACAGTTACTGGTTGCATACACCATTGAGTTACTTGGCATATTTGGTACGGAGCAGATAGGGTTTGAGTGGAAGAAAGCCATTGGTGTGGGGATCATGGTAGTAGGGATTGTTATATTTCAGTGGGATTAA
- the cloSI gene encoding clostripain, with product MMYNRRKNAVLGLLLALSLVITLPVLASEVNQVVEDVNGLTIIYYCDADNNLEGALLEDIEEMKAGIKPGTKVVALVDRIPSYSSNSTILGENFTDTRLYEIAYDQQAQTGKATRISGGSEFPEITTVSNFEANMGDANTLAKFINFCKANYGARQYALIMANHGGGVRTEEDSETNHLNRAVCWDDTNGHDTLYTGEISDVLGSSHSVDLLGYDACLMGSAEIAYQYRPGNGGFEAQVMVASAPTEWGNGWRYDNILERIKVTSDTHNGENDLTMGGQENYYSPHSITMLQLGGIIVEEQRDSTSARNDQQLSCYDLSGAANVKTSVDAFAKALYSENSNLENIRGNITAPTIIHYYRPFSSNEQINYPFFDLYDLAKKTNEDDQNYSQAIRDKASAVMTAIDNLVVYSFAGSKFNGFTDSKNGVSIFFPKGDNNNWIYDSTAQKYVQVRHWSQQWWYHPLDTTISMGAGNYYGKIKWCEDGLNTAINEVGNWFELLDFWYDTSNSADGGLNGYQW from the coding sequence ATGATGTACAATAGAAGAAAAAACGCCGTGCTTGGACTACTGTTGGCCTTGAGTTTGGTCATAACACTACCTGTTCTTGCTAGCGAGGTTAATCAAGTAGTTGAAGATGTAAATGGTCTTACAATTATTTATTATTGTGATGCTGACAATAATCTAGAAGGTGCTTTACTAGAGGATATTGAAGAAATGAAAGCAGGCATTAAACCAGGCACAAAAGTAGTGGCTCTTGTTGATAGGATTCCAAGTTATTCAAGTAATTCTACCATATTAGGAGAGAATTTTACGGATACTAGACTCTATGAAATAGCCTACGACCAACAAGCACAAACAGGTAAAGCAACTAGAATCAGCGGAGGTAGTGAATTTCCAGAAATAACAACGGTTTCTAATTTTGAAGCCAATATGGGGGATGCCAATACCCTAGCCAAATTTATTAATTTTTGTAAGGCTAATTATGGAGCTCGTCAGTATGCTTTGATTATGGCAAATCATGGTGGCGGAGTTCGGACAGAAGAGGATTCTGAAACAAACCATCTAAATAGGGCTGTGTGTTGGGATGATACCAATGGTCATGATACGCTGTATACAGGAGAAATATCCGATGTATTAGGATCAAGCCATTCAGTAGACCTTCTAGGGTATGATGCTTGCCTTATGGGCTCAGCAGAGATTGCATACCAATATCGCCCAGGAAATGGGGGCTTTGAAGCTCAAGTCATGGTTGCTTCTGCACCTACAGAATGGGGGAATGGATGGCGATACGATAACATTCTTGAAAGAATAAAAGTAACCAGTGATACCCATAATGGTGAAAATGACTTAACCATGGGAGGGCAAGAGAATTATTATTCACCCCACTCAATCACCATGTTACAGCTAGGTGGTATTATTGTAGAAGAACAGCGAGACAGTACGTCAGCACGAAATGACCAACAGTTAAGCTGTTACGATTTATCTGGTGCAGCCAATGTAAAAACATCTGTTGATGCATTTGCAAAAGCATTATATTCAGAAAATAGTAATCTTGAAAACATAAGGGGTAACATAACAGCACCAACGATCATCCATTACTATCGTCCATTTAGTTCAAATGAGCAAATAAATTATCCCTTCTTTGATTTATATGATTTAGCTAAAAAAACAAACGAAGATGACCAAAACTATAGTCAAGCTATTCGGGATAAAGCGTCAGCGGTTATGACAGCGATAGATAATCTGGTTGTGTATTCATTTGCAGGTAGTAAGTTCAATGGGTTTACAGATTCAAAAAATGGTGTATCCATCTTTTTCCCAAAAGGAGATAACAATAATTGGATATACGATAGTACAGCTCAAAAGTATGTTCAAGTGCGCCATTGGAGTCAGCAGTGGTGGTATCACCCACTTGATACGACAATTAGTATGGGTGCAGGGAACTATTATGGTAAAATTAAATGGTGTGAAGATGGTTTAAATACTGCCATCAATGAAGTAGGGAATTGGTTTGAACTGCTAGATTTTTGGTACGATACTAGTAATAGTGCTGATGGAGGATTAAATGGTTATCAATGGTAA
- a CDS encoding S-layer homology domain-containing protein, which translates to MKNISLRKLLLIMNLLFLFMLVMFSNPINAETEAINHLQERSLNDILHKGHKYVIVGDKGTMLLSEDRIEWKTIDINTDRNLNAITWWNNRFIAVGEDTILTSTDGKMWEKHPIHIEEKSLNLRGVYSNQDMIVSVGAGLIVTSMDGQNWKTHFIEPTMVLNDILYKDNQFIAVGSIIIEDIKKPLIMTSTDANQWTEVVLEDECAINEIAYIDGQYRALGENGQLFLSINGQDWTSQDEKFIGDRSHIYDFRSLAMGNHKMLMAGKMSHWMYTDDIQGIVVDIQKDTMEIHAMINGLEINKIYWDGSAFFTIGRGINKRDIFMSLDGKQWQLSNKYDFFTDVNPSDWFYDAIAFLKQNGRITGYDNQSFRPHQKMSIEEFIVLVLRAIDEDAHVSHDRHWASDSIEKAISLGWIKKDDYISRYNQPINREEMVKILMNIIGHEETSDLSSYKSYIKDYDAIGPDYQPYILKAYATGIIKGYEDGYFRPQKMVSRAEAADVIYQLVSLKER; encoded by the coding sequence ATGAAGAATATTTCATTGAGAAAATTGTTGCTTATAATGAACCTATTATTCCTATTTATGTTAGTCATGTTTTCTAATCCAATAAATGCGGAGACTGAAGCTATTAATCATTTGCAAGAAAGATCATTAAATGACATATTACATAAAGGGCATAAGTACGTTATTGTTGGTGATAAAGGAACGATGCTCTTATCAGAAGATAGAATAGAATGGAAAACCATTGATATAAACACTGACCGTAACTTAAACGCCATTACTTGGTGGAATAATCGTTTCATTGCTGTTGGAGAAGATACGATACTGACATCTACGGATGGAAAAATGTGGGAAAAACATCCTATACATATAGAAGAAAAGTCTTTAAATCTAAGAGGTGTATATTCTAATCAAGACATGATTGTATCCGTAGGAGCAGGTTTAATCGTGACGTCAATGGATGGCCAGAACTGGAAGACGCATTTTATAGAACCCACGATGGTTTTAAATGATATTCTTTACAAAGATAATCAATTTATTGCAGTAGGGAGTATTATTATTGAGGATATAAAGAAACCACTTATCATGACTTCTACAGATGCTAACCAGTGGACAGAGGTAGTATTAGAAGATGAATGTGCTATAAATGAGATTGCTTATATAGATGGACAATATAGGGCATTAGGGGAAAACGGTCAACTATTCTTATCCATAAATGGACAAGATTGGACGAGTCAAGATGAGAAATTTATTGGTGATCGTTCACATATATATGATTTTAGAAGTCTAGCTATGGGGAACCATAAGATGTTAATGGCAGGTAAGATGTCTCATTGGATGTATACGGATGATATTCAAGGTATCGTTGTTGATATTCAGAAGGATACGATGGAAATTCATGCCATGATTAATGGATTAGAGATTAATAAGATTTACTGGGATGGAAGTGCATTTTTTACAATAGGAAGAGGTATTAATAAGAGGGATATATTTATGTCTCTTGATGGTAAACAATGGCAACTTAGTAATAAATATGATTTTTTCACCGATGTAAATCCCTCAGATTGGTTTTATGATGCCATAGCTTTTTTAAAACAAAATGGGCGAATTACTGGTTATGACAATCAATCTTTTAGACCACACCAGAAGATGTCTATTGAAGAATTTATTGTGCTTGTATTGCGAGCAATAGATGAGGATGCACATGTGTCACATGATAGACATTGGGCGTCTGATTCCATTGAGAAAGCCATTTCTTTAGGGTGGATTAAAAAAGACGATTATATAAGCAGATATAATCAGCCCATTAACCGAGAAGAAATGGTAAAAATCCTTATGAACATTATTGGACATGAAGAAACGTCCGATTTATCATCTTATAAATCATACATAAAAGATTATGATGCTATTGGTCCTGACTATCAGCCATATATTCTAAAAGCATATGCAACAGGTATTATCAAAGGCTATGAAGATGGTTATTTTAGACCACAAAAAATGGTTAGTCGTGCAGAAGCTGCAGATGTGATATATCAATTAGTAAGCTTGAAAGAACGATAG
- a CDS encoding LytTR family DNA-binding domain-containing protein translates to MKFKLICSKKNEYTLRKQLENAGFDISDDADFVISEYHKPKDFLMGRIHETYEVLPLNTILYIETFGKEVIAHTQDQQYVLSEKLYQLEEQLGEQGFIRVNKSQLINIKHILEINPWFGQKYNITMKNHTEIDVNRTYYKRFKAYFGI, encoded by the coding sequence ATGAAATTCAAACTAATATGTAGTAAAAAAAATGAATACACACTAAGAAAACAATTAGAAAATGCCGGATTTGACATATCAGATGATGCAGACTTTGTTATTTCTGAGTATCATAAACCAAAAGATTTTTTAATGGGACGTATCCATGAAACCTATGAGGTATTACCCCTTAATACCATTCTTTACATAGAAACTTTTGGAAAAGAAGTCATTGCTCACACGCAAGACCAACAATATGTGCTTAGTGAGAAATTGTATCAATTAGAAGAACAGCTGGGTGAACAAGGGTTTATTCGTGTCAATAAATCACAATTGATTAACATCAAACACATTCTCGAAATTAACCCTTGGTTTGGTCAAAAATACAACATTACCATGAAGAATCATACAGAAATTGATGTCAACAGAACTTATTATAAGCGTTTTAAGGCATATTTTGGAATCTAA
- a CDS encoding proline--tRNA ligase, translating into MKVSKLYAPTLKESPSDADVLSYQMLVRAGMIRKLSSGTYSYLPLGYRVIRKIEQIVREEMDAIDSQESLLPILLPAELWKESGRWEKFGPEMFRLKDRNTREYCLGPTHEEAFTDLIKNELSSYKQLPLSIYQIQNKYRDEIRPRFGLIRGKEFIMKDAYTFDRDEASLKESYAKMWEAYDRVFERCGLKVMVAEGDSGAMGGSASHEFIAFSEVGETRLVFCPACDYASTDESAVVKLAYAIEEDAMEVEKVHTPKVTTIEDLEKFFKIEGHRFAKSLVYKVLDTIVVAMIPGNRNVNEIKLINHLGVAEHDMQLASDDDIKSVLGSIPGFVGPMLSEEVLTNDKVRLLVDSRITQIPNLIVGANERDYHLKGVQYGRDFTGEVVEDLLMVEEHDVCPTCGKPLAIDYGNEVGNIFQLGDKYSRSLHATFLDENGKENYFVMGSYGIGISRTLAAIVDQHSNDRGIVWPDSVTPYGVMVTVVNTKDAAQAELGESIYTLLKDEGIDVLLDDRKMAAGKKFADADLFGIPYRITVGRKAKEGIVEVKDRHLDEMVDVDVQDVVALIKSKLQ; encoded by the coding sequence ATGAAAGTATCAAAATTATATGCACCAACCCTAAAAGAAAGTCCATCAGATGCAGATGTATTAAGCTATCAGATGCTTGTACGGGCAGGTATGATTCGTAAATTAAGTTCAGGGACTTACTCCTATTTGCCGTTAGGATATCGGGTCATTCGTAAAATTGAACAGATTGTTAGAGAAGAAATGGATGCCATTGATTCACAAGAGTCACTTCTTCCAATTTTATTACCAGCAGAGTTATGGAAAGAGAGTGGAAGATGGGAGAAATTTGGACCAGAAATGTTCCGATTAAAAGATAGAAACACAAGAGAGTATTGTCTTGGACCAACACATGAAGAAGCTTTCACAGACTTAATTAAAAACGAATTGAGTTCCTATAAACAGTTACCACTGAGCATCTATCAGATTCAGAATAAATACCGTGATGAAATTAGACCTCGTTTTGGACTGATTCGTGGTAAAGAGTTTATTATGAAAGACGCTTATACGTTTGACCGGGATGAAGCATCCCTAAAAGAATCCTATGCTAAAATGTGGGAAGCTTATGATCGGGTATTTGAACGTTGCGGGCTGAAAGTTATGGTTGCAGAAGGTGATTCTGGTGCTATGGGTGGTAGTGCTTCTCATGAATTTATTGCCTTTTCAGAAGTAGGTGAAACACGTCTTGTCTTCTGTCCTGCTTGTGATTATGCTTCAACAGATGAAAGTGCAGTGGTAAAACTTGCCTATGCTATTGAAGAAGATGCCATGGAAGTAGAGAAGGTGCATACACCAAAAGTGACAACCATTGAAGATCTGGAGAAATTCTTCAAAATAGAAGGGCATCGCTTTGCTAAATCTCTTGTATATAAGGTACTGGACACAATCGTTGTAGCCATGATACCAGGCAACAGAAATGTGAATGAAATCAAACTGATTAATCATCTTGGTGTTGCTGAACATGATATGCAGTTAGCCAGTGATGACGATATTAAAAGTGTACTTGGGTCTATCCCAGGATTTGTTGGTCCTATGCTGTCAGAAGAAGTGCTCACAAACGATAAGGTTCGCTTACTTGTAGACAGTCGTATCACCCAGATACCTAACTTGATTGTTGGCGCTAATGAACGTGACTATCACCTAAAAGGTGTACAGTATGGTAGAGATTTTACCGGTGAAGTGGTGGAGGATTTACTCATGGTAGAAGAACATGATGTGTGCCCTACATGTGGTAAACCACTGGCTATAGATTACGGTAATGAAGTGGGCAACATCTTTCAATTAGGTGATAAATATTCACGCTCATTACATGCAACCTTCCTAGATGAGAACGGCAAAGAGAATTACTTTGTTATGGGTTCTTATGGTATTGGTATTTCACGAACGCTTGCGGCAATCGTTGATCAGCATAGCAACGATCGAGGTATTGTATGGCCAGACAGTGTGACACCATATGGTGTGATGGTAACTGTGGTTAATACGAAAGACGCAGCTCAAGCTGAACTGGGAGAATCAATCTATACCCTTCTAAAAGATGAAGGTATTGACGTACTATTAGACGATAGGAAAATGGCTGCAGGCAAGAAATTTGCTGATGCTGACTTATTTGGTATACCTTACCGTATAACCGTTGGGCGAAAAGCAAAAGAAGGTATTGTGGAAGTGAAAGACCGTCATCTTGATGAAATGGTAGACGTCGATGTTCAAGATGTGGTTGCATTGATTAAGAGTAAATTACAATAA
- a CDS encoding zinc dependent phospholipase C family protein, translating into MATWGIHIRIAEKLLDKYGDLDEVSFLVGNIGPDCGKPNEDWSSFTPSKEVSHWMDENRTFRADLFYSEYLDSPLSDKKERSFLLGYYVHLLTDRAWRNMINDKKETHEAYAPLIEDKSFIWTIKKDWYDLDFKYFRDHPDCIFFRTFQHITSFPNYLDYYPEDAIINQVRYITAFYTSPHDNLDRDYKYLTMDEMNIFIDNTIDMIVRKLN; encoded by the coding sequence ATGGCAACATGGGGTATACATATAAGAATTGCAGAAAAGTTATTGGACAAGTATGGAGATTTGGATGAAGTGAGTTTCTTAGTAGGAAATATTGGACCTGATTGTGGTAAACCCAATGAAGATTGGAGTTCTTTTACGCCTTCTAAAGAGGTAAGCCACTGGATGGATGAAAATAGAACCTTTCGAGCTGATTTGTTTTATAGTGAATATCTAGATAGTCCTCTATCCGATAAAAAGGAACGTTCTTTTTTACTTGGTTATTATGTACATCTATTGACAGATAGAGCGTGGCGTAACATGATCAATGATAAGAAAGAAACCCATGAAGCATATGCTCCACTAATAGAAGATAAGTCATTTATATGGACCATAAAAAAGGACTGGTATGATTTAGATTTTAAGTATTTTAGAGATCATCCAGATTGTATTTTCTTCAGGACCTTCCAACACATTACTTCCTTTCCTAACTATTTAGATTACTATCCAGAAGATGCAATTATCAACCAAGTAAGATATATTACAGCGTTTTACACATCGCCACATGATAATCTAGATAGGGACTACAAATATTTGACCATGGATGAGATGAATATATTTATTGATAACACTATTGATATGATAGTTCGCAAATTAAATTGA